Sequence from the Aspergillus nidulans FGSC A4 chromosome III genome:
TGTACGTAGCAGGAAGTTCGGGGTCATATTTCGGATCCTTCAAGATATCCAGTGCTTCCAGGAAAGGGGCGATATCTCCGTCGTGGACGCTAGCCAGCACGCGTTAACTATGAACCCTCAGAGAGATGTAGGGTATAATCAAACTTACAAGCTAAAAAACAGTGGTCCAGCTTTTGGCCCTTCCTGTAGAAGGCCTGCTGTAGCATTCAGCCACAGCCATCCCATTGCACCAGCGTACGGGTTTCCCGGGCCAGCTCTATAGTAGTGCACGAGATCGCGGGCGTATTCGAAGTTCTCCCAGTCTTCGCGGCTGAATACATCACACCATGGACTCGAGCCTCGTACGAGGGTTTCGAAGCCACACATCTCCTGCATGCTGAAAATGTCCATATTCGTCAGAGCTCTTAGGGCCGAATTCCCCTGCTCGAATAGCAGTCGTTCCGCTATAGCTGGAGCATACGACTGCTGGAAAAGAGCGAGCATGTTCATTCCTTTATCGTGGCCATTCTCAGTGTCCTCAAGGTATCTCAGGCACGTGTCACCGGGCGTCAGTGTATCCGCTCGTCGGTCGAATGTCTCTGGAATGATTTCGAGCTTGGCTCTCCCAATGTCCCCCCAGTTCAAGCCAAGTAGCCCGAGCGCGAAATACTGGGCTGTTTGAATGACGCGCTGGCAATCGCTTGCCCAGAACGTGAAGTTGGACTGGGAAGATAGGAGATGATGGTACCGCGTTAAGAGGCGCGTTCCGGTTGTAAATGCACCTAGCATGCCCGAGTAAGGACCAGTTCTGGTTAATTGATCAAAGTCTTCCTCCGGAGTACTGGTGAAATAATCCCAATTGTTAAGAAACGATAACGAGCCATTGAGGGTGACGTTTGCTTCCTTAATTCGCTCGAGAAGGTCAAGATGGCCTGGAGAAGCAGTTAGATATTTGGATACGTCGCAACCCAGTAAAATCAATGCGTAACCCACGGCTTCCGGCATTCTTTGTAGGGTATCTTTCCCCATGGCGCGCCATCTATTCTGCGGTTAGAAAATATACTAGTGAAATGCATTGGAGGTAGACACTACCATATGCACTTGGTCAACATGGCATCCAGCTGGTGGTTTGATGTCCTGTGTAGGACCGTCAAGTTTCTCGATCCAAGGCCCATACCCGCCCAGGTGGTAATACAAGTTCCAACCATCACTTTCTGGTACTGATGGATTGTAATTGGAGGTTCTGTGGGAAGGATTAAACCATGTGTTCCAGCTAGAGGAATATGGCGATGTAGTACTGGGGCCTTTATGGGGTGCGGTAATATAATCTCTGATTATGGAAAAGGCACCGTCAAGGTAGAAGTTTGAAATACTAACGAACACAATAATGATTGAGAATCCAATCAATGAGCCGGAAGAGGAAAGGCCAGACATTTTTTGCCAGGCGAAGCCAATGAGAATTCAGAGCTCGGTAAGTCTAGAGAGGATGGCTTAAACAGGAGGTGGAATGGCCCAAGATCTCGGCCGCCAAGACAAACTGGCGGGCATGCTATGGGGCATTTCGGCAGACGATACCACTGCAGAGCATATACACATATATTGTGACTATTCAAAAAATTTCTGAGCATATTCTTCTGAGAAATTCATTCAGACCAAGTCATAAATTAGCTATACAGCATACCGATATCGAGGACTCATATCGCCCATCTCTTCAATTTCCTCAtccgtctttccagcagccttctcgtcttcaaaACCCTGTTCTCTACGCTTGTTCTTCCACAGATAATAAGCCCACATGATCCCATAGATTATCCCTGCAAAGCCAACCAACGCCAAAGTCACGGCGTTGCCGCGCACATAACGAGGCCCCTCCTCGGTTTTGTAGAGAAACGGCGACATCACCCCACTGACATTGCCAAATGTAAGTTGCAGGCCGGTGGCGAATGTACGTTTCGCATAGCGGGGAAGAGTCGTAGGCAACCAGGCCAAAGGTAGCCCGACCGCGACGTAAAGACCCAGTGCAACAAGAAGCGCGCCAAAGTAATGCACTCCAGACGAGGAGTCGGAAATGAGTATACCGTACCCAACTACTGAAATCGCCGCGAAGACGCAGATGAATAGGCCGCGACGTTGGGTACGGTCACTGAACCATGCAACGATCAAGTATGCGACGGCGCCTAGTGCGTAGCAGGGTATTGTCAGGGCTTGAACTTCGGGCACGGACCAGTCCCCTAGTCCCTTAATGATGGTAGGCAAAAAGGTGCTGTATCCGTAGAGCATAGTGTCAACGCCAAATTGCGCTATACAAAAGGCGTAAATCCTCCAGTCCAGTGCGCCTTCTTTGACGTCTGCCCAGTGAAATTTTTGGGCGGATGCGGTGTGGCCAAAGTGCCGACTGCGGCACTTGACAACTAATGCTCTTTCTTCGGCATTGAGATAGTAAGCCGTCTCAGGATCATCCGCGAGAAAGAACCAGGTTG
This genomic interval carries:
- a CDS encoding histidine phosphatase family protein (transcript_id=CADANIAT00006321), which translates into the protein MSGLSSSGSLIGFSIIIVFVSISNFYLDGAFSIIRDYITAPHKGPSTTSPYSSSWNTWFNPSHRTSNYNPSVPESDGWNLYYHLGGYGPWIEKLDGPTQDIKPPAGCHVDQVHMMARHGERYPTKNAGSRHLDLLERIKEANVTLNGSLSFLNNWDYFTSTPEEDFDQLTRTGPYSGMLGAFTTGTRLLTRYHHLLSSQSNFTFWASDCQRVIQTAQYFALGLLGLNWGDIGRAKLEIIPETFDRRADTLTPGDTCLRYLEDTENGHDKGMNMLALFQQSYAPAIAERLLFEQGNSALRALTNMDIFSMQEMCGFETLVRGSSPWCDVFSREDWENFEYARDLVHYYRAGPGNPYAGAMGWLWLNATAGLLQEGPKAGPLFFSFVHDGDIAPFLEALDILKDPKYDPELPATYRADDRVWRTSSVLPMGGRIILERITCSSIDSDRKPDEGTFIRVNINDKIVPLPYCKTGPGLSCPLDEFNGHVGRRNLEVGNFGEVCGLDGDVGRITFLKQQKSY
- a CDS encoding putative MFS transporter (transcript_id=CADANIAT00006322); translated protein: MDVEQQRLGNKEASVPEMDSNSDMWAIDEKAEKKLIRKMDLYILPFVVLLYLFSFLDRVNIGNARLYGLEEDLGLVGDQYQVAVSILFVTYCLFEVPSNLVIKKLTPSRYIAAIAIIWGVIATLTGITQNYGGLIACRLLLGVVEAGLFPGLMTYLTLFYSKHEIALRTGYLFSSAALAGACGGLLAYAIGFMDGVSGLKGWRWIMIIEGIPTVIIGIATWFFLADDPETAYYLNAEERALVVKCRSRHFGHTASAQKFHWADVKEGALDWRIYAFCIAQFGVDTMLYGYSTFLPTIIKGLGDWSVPEVQALTIPCYALGAVAYLIVAWFSDRTQRRGLFICVFAAISVVGYGILISDSSSGVHYFGALLVALGLYVAVGLPLAWLPTTLPRYAKRTFATGLQLTFGNVSGVMSPFLYKTEEGPRYVRGNAVTLALVGFAGIIYGIMWAYYLWKNKRREQGFEDEKAAGKTDEEIEEMGDMSPRYRYAV